A region from the Drosophila ananassae strain 14024-0371.13 chromosome 2L, ASM1763931v2, whole genome shotgun sequence genome encodes:
- the LOC6501426 gene encoding serine/arginine repetitive matrix protein 4 isoform X3, with translation MHNKYIYQKQNKNPQNCKKNYRQKQEELKLAEEQKQREREEKRKEKHLKKIQERGQVEISQKIRLEERKLMIAQRKLESIRTLEKLFERIQFKQKDKKNRAKHDDAKDIQRERLVEKYKAATEKLVCDQRKIVQDIKSNTPLLGLLKSKSKKSTAADASSDDDAAASKKHKATNGESNGPAARASLADDPNSALNPFKAVAAMAAGAVPGTANYNAEAASEWMKSLQMFGYGLPGVFPGALYRPPAPFPVSSNYRGFAPRPRLRGRGRGSGLRGSRSGYDSYYNPKHDRYDDEGDNGYYHKSSRGRNRSRSTSSYSRSRSRSRGRRIVCRSRRSQSRSPSRSRSHYRKSSYSSRSRRSHSRSHSRSRSKTPQRKNRKLASTRRSRSSSYSRSRSHSHSRREHRSRHRSRTRSRSRSRSPTPKSVKLEANELVASAEHIQRTIEKHTKDRMREEEREIKQNFRQPRHNSHSNHMDLPDDHEDKNDRHDGSKRSSRRNSLAA, from the exons atgcataacaaatacatatatcaaaagcaaaacaaaaacccgcaaaattgcaaaaaaaattacaggCAAAAGCAAGAAGAGTTGAAATTAGCGGAAGAACAAAAACAGCGTGAGCGTGAAGAAAAGCGGAAAGAAAAGCATTTGAAAAAGATCCAGGAGCGGGGTCAGGTGGAAATTTCGCAAAAAATTCGCTTGGAGGAACGCAAGCTGATGATAGCCCAACGCAAGCTGGAAAGTATTCGAACACTGGAAAAGCTTTTTGAGCGCATACAG TTTAAGCAAAAGGACAAGAAAAATCGAGCCAAGCATGACGACGCCAAGGACATTCAACGGGAACGATTGGTGGAAAAGTACAAGGCGGCCACTGAAAAGCTTGTGTGCGATCAACGTAAAATTGTACAGGACATAAAGAGCAATACACCGTTGCTGGGCCTGCTCAAGAGTAAATCGAAAAAGAGTACGGCTGCCGACGCCAGCAGTGATGATGATGCGGCTGCCAGCAAGAAGCATAAGGCCACCAATGGGGAATCCAATGGACCGGCAGCCAGAGCTTCCCTTGCCGACGATCCCAACTCTGCGTTGAATCCCTTCAAGGCAGTGGCTGCCATGGCTGCTGGTGCAGTGCCTGGAACAGCGAACTATAATGCGGAGGCGGCCAGTGAGTGGATGAAGTCACTGCAAATGTTTGGCTACGGTCTGCCAGGAGTTTTTCCAGGCGCACTTTATCGCCCCCCTGCGCCGTTTCCCGTCTCTAGTAATTATCGCGGGTTTGCTCCGCGCCCTCGGCTTCGAGGCAGGGGTCGTGGCAGCGGCCTAAGAGGCAGCCGTTCTGGATACGACTCGTACTACAATCCCAAGCACGATCGCTACGATGATGAAGGAGATAATGGCTACTATCACAAGTCATCGCGCGGCAG AAATCGGTCGCGGTCTACATCTTCCTATTCCAGGAGTCGAAGCAGATCCCGCGGACGCCG AATTGTTTGTCGTTCTAGGCGGTCCCAGTCGCGAAGTCCTAGTCGCAGTCGCTCTCACTACAGAAAGTCTTCATATTCATCGAGGTCGAG GCGCAGTCACAGTCGGTCCCATTCACGCAGCCGCAGCAAGACACCACAACGCAAGAACCGCAAGTTGGCCTCTACTCGGCGCTCCCGCTCGAGCAGCTACTCCAGATCTCGATCCCACTCACATTCCCGCCGCGAACACCGCAGCCGCCACCGGAGTCGCACTCGCAGTCGCAGCCGTTCCCGAAGCCCCACACCGAAAAGCGTTAAATTGGAGGCGAATGAATTGGTTGCCTCTGCTGAGCATATACAGCGCACCATCGAGAAACACACCAAGGACCGGATGCGGGAGGAAGAGCGGGAAATCAAGCAGAATTTCCGCCAGCCACGGCACAACAGCCACAGCAACCACATGGACCTGCCAGACGACCACGAAGATAAAAATGATCGACATGATGGCAGCAAGCGCAGTAGCCGTCGCAACTCACTGGCTGCctga
- the LOC6501427 gene encoding glucose 1-dehydrogenase, with amino-acid sequence MNFAGKVVLITGASSGIGAATAIKFAKYGACLALNGRNVENLKKVAAECSKVAESSPALVVGDIAKEADTKRIWEETLQKYGKLDVLVNNAGIIETGTIENTSLEQYDRVMNTNLRAIYHLTMLATPELIKSKGNIVNVSSVNGIRSFPGVLAYNISKMGVDQFTRCVALELASKGVRVNCVNPGVTVTNLHSRGGMDPETYKKFLEHSKTTHALGRPGDVNEVAAAIAFLASEEASFSTGVSLPVDGGRHAMCPR; translated from the coding sequence ATGAATTTCGCCGGTAAGGTTGTTTTAATTACGGGAGCCAGTTCTGGAATTGGAGCCGCCACTGCCATTAAGTTTGCCAAATATGGAGCATGCCTGGCGCTAAATGGACGGAATGTGGAGAACCTGAAGAAGGTTGCAGCCGAATGCTCCAAAGTAGCCGAATCCTCTCCAGCCCTAGTCGTGGGCGACATCGCCAAAGAGGCGGATACCAAGCGGATCTGGGAAGAGACCCTCCAAAAGTATGGAAAACTTGACGTGCTGGTCAACAACGCCGGAATCATTGAGACGGGCACCATTGAGAATACGAGTTTGGAACAGTATGATCGAGTGATGAACACCAATCTGCGGGCCATCTATCATCTCACCATGCTAGCCACCCCAGAACTAATCAAATCCAAGGGCAATATAGTTAACGTGTCCAGCGTAAATGGAATTCGCTCTTTTCCTGGTGTCCTGGCCTACAACATCTCAAAAATGGGCGTGGATCAGTTCACCCGATGTGTGGCCTTGGAGTTAGCCAGTAAGGGAGTACGAGTAAACTGCGTTAACCCCGGTGTGACTGTCACCAATCTTCACTCCCGCGGAGGCATGGATCCGGAAACATACAAGAAGTTCCTGGAGCACTCCAAAACCACCCACGCTCTTGGCCGTCCAGGGGATGTCAATGAGGTGGCAGCTGCCATAGCTTTCCTTGCCAGCGAGGAGGCTAGCTTTAGCACTGGAGTCAGTCTACCCGTAGATGGCGGCCGTCATGCCATGTGTCCCCGCTAA
- the LOC6501426 gene encoding A-kinase anchor protein 17A isoform X2 → MINIQTIENVTDCTPLYLPHSLYLKPVAKMQISVSLPPIKSGKSVSNLEIMDKLSTELKPDKFLLLKVSKSTVNTIRFEAELDERKRLRLAIQRLDGISLRLSGFSESFRIRCTESKDEFPTRHDWDSYFRDARNMDEMKAGERPDTIHISHLPMRWFCPRHSEHEENVKPSESIFKRIFEKFGRVRAVDIPICDPYRKSMQAEISGMRTFSFEQDVLFEAFVQFEEYSSFVRAMDEFRGTKLVRKFVDKTQAINICVNFDKQKHLSDSQIQRRDRMRKKCVAKAQAEDEEREKLKKQQADQLERERQKQEELKLAEEQKQREREEKRKEKHLKKIQERGQVEISQKIRLEERKLMIAQRKLESIRTLEKLFERIQFKQKDKKNRAKHDDAKDIQRERLVEKYKAATEKLVCDQRKIVQDIKSNTPLLGLLKSKSKKSTAADASSDDDAAASKKHKATNGESNGPAARASLADDPNSALNPFKAVAAMAAGAVPGTANYNAEAASEWMKSLQMFGYGLPGVFPGALYRPPAPFPVSSNYRGFAPRPRLRGRGRGSGLRGSRSGYDSYYNPKHDRYDDEGDNGYYHKSSRGRNRSRSTSSYSRSRSRSRGRRRSQSRSPSRSRSHYRKSSYSSRSRRSHSRSHSRSRSKTPQRKNRKLASTRRSRSSSYSRSRSHSHSRREHRSRHRSRTRSRSRSRSPTPKSVKLEANELVASAEHIQRTIEKHTKDRMREEEREIKQNFRQPRHNSHSNHMDLPDDHEDKNDRHDGSKRSSRRNSLAA, encoded by the exons ATGATAAACATACAGACCATAGAAAATGTCACGGACTGCACGCCACTGTACCTGCCGCACAGCTTGTATCTCAAGCCTGTGGCAAAAATGCAAATCTCCGTCTCGCTGCCGCCTATTAAATCCGGCAAATCCGTATCCAACTTAGAGATAATGGACAAACTGAGCACCGAGCTCAAACCTGACAAGTTTCTGTTGCTCAAA GTTTCAAAGAGCACTGTAAACACAATTCGCTTTGAAGCCGAATTGGATGAGCGCAAGCGGCTTAGGCTGGCCATCCAACGCCTGGATGGCATTTCACTTCGTCTCTCCGGTTTCAGCGAATCCTTTCGGATTCGTTGCACCGAATCCAAAGACGAGTTTCCCACGCGCCACGACTGGGATTCATATTTCCGCGATGCCAGGAACATGGACGAAATGAAAGCTGGCGAGCGGCCGGACACGATCCACATCAGTCATCTACCTATGCGCTGGTTCTGCCCTCGGCACTCTGAGCATGAGGAGAACGTCAAGCCCAGCGAGAGCATATTCAAGCgcatttttgaaaagtttGGACGCGTCCGAGCCGTGGACATTCCCATCTGCGATCCATACCGCAAAAGCATGCAAGCAGAAATCAGCGGAATGCGTACGTTTAGTTTCGAACAGGATGTGCTCTTCGAGGC GTTTGTTCAATTCGAAGAATACTCTAGCTTCGTCCGGGCGATGGACGAGTTCAGAGGCACTAAGCTAGTCCGCAAGTTTGTGGATAAAACACAAGCCATAAACATATGCGTCAACTTTGACAAGCAGAAGCATCTGAGCGACTCGCAAATCCAGCGCAGGGACCGCATGCGAAAGAAGTGCGTTGCCAAGGCCCAGGCGGAGGACGAGGAACGGGAGAAACTTAAAAAGCAACAGGCTGACCAGCTGGAGCGTGAAAG gCAAAAGCAAGAAGAGTTGAAATTAGCGGAAGAACAAAAACAGCGTGAGCGTGAAGAAAAGCGGAAAGAAAAGCATTTGAAAAAGATCCAGGAGCGGGGTCAGGTGGAAATTTCGCAAAAAATTCGCTTGGAGGAACGCAAGCTGATGATAGCCCAACGCAAGCTGGAAAGTATTCGAACACTGGAAAAGCTTTTTGAGCGCATACAG TTTAAGCAAAAGGACAAGAAAAATCGAGCCAAGCATGACGACGCCAAGGACATTCAACGGGAACGATTGGTGGAAAAGTACAAGGCGGCCACTGAAAAGCTTGTGTGCGATCAACGTAAAATTGTACAGGACATAAAGAGCAATACACCGTTGCTGGGCCTGCTCAAGAGTAAATCGAAAAAGAGTACGGCTGCCGACGCCAGCAGTGATGATGATGCGGCTGCCAGCAAGAAGCATAAGGCCACCAATGGGGAATCCAATGGACCGGCAGCCAGAGCTTCCCTTGCCGACGATCCCAACTCTGCGTTGAATCCCTTCAAGGCAGTGGCTGCCATGGCTGCTGGTGCAGTGCCTGGAACAGCGAACTATAATGCGGAGGCGGCCAGTGAGTGGATGAAGTCACTGCAAATGTTTGGCTACGGTCTGCCAGGAGTTTTTCCAGGCGCACTTTATCGCCCCCCTGCGCCGTTTCCCGTCTCTAGTAATTATCGCGGGTTTGCTCCGCGCCCTCGGCTTCGAGGCAGGGGTCGTGGCAGCGGCCTAAGAGGCAGCCGTTCTGGATACGACTCGTACTACAATCCCAAGCACGATCGCTACGATGATGAAGGAGATAATGGCTACTATCACAAGTCATCGCGCGGCAG AAATCGGTCGCGGTCTACATCTTCCTATTCCAGGAGTCGAAGCAGATCCCGCGGACGCCG GCGGTCCCAGTCGCGAAGTCCTAGTCGCAGTCGCTCTCACTACAGAAAGTCTTCATATTCATCGAGGTCGAG GCGCAGTCACAGTCGGTCCCATTCACGCAGCCGCAGCAAGACACCACAACGCAAGAACCGCAAGTTGGCCTCTACTCGGCGCTCCCGCTCGAGCAGCTACTCCAGATCTCGATCCCACTCACATTCCCGCCGCGAACACCGCAGCCGCCACCGGAGTCGCACTCGCAGTCGCAGCCGTTCCCGAAGCCCCACACCGAAAAGCGTTAAATTGGAGGCGAATGAATTGGTTGCCTCTGCTGAGCATATACAGCGCACCATCGAGAAACACACCAAGGACCGGATGCGGGAGGAAGAGCGGGAAATCAAGCAGAATTTCCGCCAGCCACGGCACAACAGCCACAGCAACCACATGGACCTGCCAGACGACCACGAAGATAAAAATGATCGACATGATGGCAGCAAGCGCAGTAGCCGTCGCAACTCACTGGCTGCctga
- the LOC6499136 gene encoding pre-mRNA 3' end processing protein WDR33, with protein MDVSQPPPQLLTAPSALATNYTSQPPPSGGGQHYRHHYNHQHHGSGKHGYNQFKPFMPGGFQRPFGMSQDDFDGKRLRKSVMRKTVDYNASIIKALENRLWQRDHRDRLALQPDSIYVPQMLPPSSYLDNPSNAVTTRFVKTATNKMRCPIFTLAWTPEGRRLVTGASSGEFTLWNGLTFNFETILQAHDISVRTMVWSHNDSWMVTGDHGGYVKYWQSNMNNVKMYQAHKEAIRGISFSPTDSKFVSGSDDGTLRIWDFMRCQEERVLRGHGADVKCVHWHPHKGMIVSGSKDNQQPIKIWDPKSGIALATLHAHKSTVMDLKWNDNGNWLVTASRDHLLKLFDIRNLREEVQVFRGHKKEASSVSWHPIHEGLFCSGGSDGSILFWNVGTDKEIGCVETAHDSIVWTLAWHPLGHILCSGSNDHTIKFWTRNRPGDLMRDKYNLNTLPASLAALDECEYDDAVIPGMGPEDRVEFTESLTADKGFIPGLDLDPSRSAADRDREKKVPYSKPIPRNFQVQWAGPRRADDPSVLSIHDELAAREAKDSTSGLNQQQISENTLEGIVASGMLNGLDPQTIVGVFVYNRFIRVHPDSRLMAAIRQGPDFLNKYLDAGKLEELNDVIPLKDRSRSVSPTVEARGDVVSPPTKKSRFEPRQHNAQLVSVRELLLLKKPFLQSLVTVKAQQPKTEFVEEAPPEQMEREREGERERPREREWDRDNREHEREWDQSGGRPNPWASNAPWSNNGNSNPNSNGFGNNGPDNFNDRDRDFQRGGNNGGPGGQRRRRGNNNSGPVGNGGGNVGGGGNGAPPGGGGNGGNGRNRGRNNNNRRY; from the exons ATGGACGTGTCCCAGCCCCCACCACAATTGCTGACGGCACCGTCGGCGCTGGCGACCAATTACACGTCGCAGCCACCGCCGTCGGGGGGCGGGCAGCACTATAGGCACCACTACAACCACCAGCACCACGGCTCAGGAAAGCATGGCTACAATCAGTTCAAACCCTTTATGCCGGGAGGATTTCAGCGGCCCTTTGGAATGTCCCAGGACGACTTTGATGGCAAGCGGCTAAGAAAAAGTGTGATGCGAAAGACTGTCGACTACAACGCTTCCATTATTAAGGCCTTAGAG AATCGACTGTGGCAGCGGGATCACAGAGACCGATTGGCTTTGCAGCCCGATAGCATCTACGTGCCTCAAATGTTGCCTCCCTCAAGCTATCTGGACAACCCTTCCAATGCTGTAACTACGAGATTTGTAAAGACTGCAACAAATAAAATGCGATGCCCCATTTTCACCCTGGCCTGGACGCCTGAAGGTCGGAGATTGGTCACAGGGGCTAGTTCCGGGGAGTTTACGCTTTGGAATGGTCTGACctttaattttgagactattCTACAG GCCCACGATATCTCTGTACGAACGATGGTCTGGTCGCACAATGACAGCTGGATGGTGACCGGTGATCACGGCGGCTACGTCAAGTACTGGCAGTCCAACATGAACAACGTGAAGATGTACCAGGCCCACAAGGAGGCGATTAGGGGAATAAG TTTCAGCCCCACGGACAGCAAGTTTGTCAGCGGCAGCGATGACGGAACCCTGAGGATTTGGGACTTTATGCGCTGTCAAGAAGAGCGAGTCCTTCGAG GCCATGGAGCTGACGTGAAGTGTGTGCACTGGCATCCCCACAAGGGAATGATCGTGAGCGGAAGCAAAGATAACCAACAGCCCATTAAGATTTGGGATCCAAAGAGTGGCATCGCCTTGGCTACGTT GCATGCCCACAAATCCACCGTCATGGACTTAAAGTGGAACGACAACGGGAACTGGCTAGTTACTGCTTCCAGGGATCATCTGCTCAAGCTGTTCGATATTCGCAATTTGCGGGAGGAGGTGCAAGTCTTCCGTGGCCATAAAAAAGAAGCCAGCTCTGTGTCCTGGCATCCTATACACGAGGGACTGTTCTGCTCTGGCGGCTCCGATGGTTCCATACTTTTTTGGAATGTTGG GACGGATAAGGAGATTGGTTGTGTCGAAACGGCGCATGATAGCATAGTATGGACTTTAGCTTGGCATCCGTTGGGCCATATTCTGTGCTCGGGCTCTAATGATCATACGATCAAGTTCTGGACCCGAAACCGTCCAGGAGATTTGATGAGAGATAAATACAATTTGAACACTTTGCCGGCCAGCTTGGCAGCTTTGGACGAATGCGAATATG atgACGCTGTCATCCCTGGAATGGGTCCTGAGGACCGTGTGGAATTCACAGAGAGTCTAACCGCAGACAAAGGCTTTATTCCCGGTCTTGATCTTGATCCAAGCAGATCTGCCGCTGATCGGGACCGGGAGAAGAAGGTTCCATACAGTAAGCCCATTCCGCGAAATTTTCAAGTGCAATGGGCGGGTCCACGGCGAGCGGATGATCCCAGCGTGCTCAGTATTCACGACGAGTTGGCTGCCCGAGAAGCCAAAGACTCCACGAGCGGCCTGAACCAGCAACAGATTAGCGAAAACACACTCGAAGGCATCGTAGCCAGTGGCATGTTGAACGGCCTTGACCCCCAGACAATAGTTGGAGTTTTTGTGTACAATCGGTTTATTAGAGTACATCCCGACTCCCGGCTCATGGCCGCCATTCGCCAAGGGCCCGACTTTCTTAACAAGTATCTAGATGCCGGCAAGCTTGAAGAACTAAACGATGTGATACCTTTGAAAGATCGCTCAAGATCCGTCTCGCCCACCGTGGAAGCGCGTGGAGATGTGGTTTCCCCACCCACCAAGAAGTCCCGCTTTGAACCCCGGCAACACAATGCCCAGTTGGTGTCTGTAAGAGAACTGCTGCTTCTGAAGAAACCCTTTTTGCAATCTCTGGTAACTGTGAAGGCCCAGCAACCAAAAACGGAGTTTGTGGAAGAGGCGCCACCGGAGCAAATGGAAAGGGAACGAGAGGGAGAACGGGAGCGACCCCGGGAGAGGGAATGGGATCGTGACAATAGAGAGCATGAGCGAGAGTGGGACCAATCCGGAGGCAGACCCAATCCATGGGCATCCAACGCACCATGGTCTAACAATGGAAACTCCAATCCAAACTCGAATGGCTTCGGGAATAATGGTCCTGATAACTTTAATGATCGCGATCGTGATTTCCAAAGAGGTGGAAACAATGGAGGCCCGGGAGGTCAACGTCGGAGGCGTGGCAACAACAATTCCGGCCCTGTTGGTAACGGTGGTGGAAATGTCGGAGGCGGCGGAAACGGAGCACCGCCTGGTGGTGGCGGAAACGGTGGAAATGGTAGAAATCGCGgtcgcaacaacaacaacagacgCTACTAA
- the LOC6501426 gene encoding A-kinase anchor protein 17A isoform X4, with the protein MINIQTIENVTDCTPLYLPHSLYLKPVAKMQISVSLPPIKSGKSVSNLEIMDKLSTELKPDKFLLLKVSKSTVNTIRFEAELDERKRLRLAIQRLDGISLRLSGFSESFRIRCTESKDEFPTRHDWDSYFRDARNMDEMKAGERPDTIHISHLPMRWFCPRHSEHEENVKPSESIFKRIFEKFGRVRAVDIPICDPYRKSMQAEISGMRTFSFEQDVLFEAFVQFEEYSSFVRAMDEFRGTKLVRKFVDKTQAINICVNFDKQKHLSDSQIQRRDRMRKKCVAKAQAEDEEREKLKKQQADQLERERRTVNKYLLCITNTYIKSKTKTRKIAKKITGKSKKS; encoded by the exons ATGATAAACATACAGACCATAGAAAATGTCACGGACTGCACGCCACTGTACCTGCCGCACAGCTTGTATCTCAAGCCTGTGGCAAAAATGCAAATCTCCGTCTCGCTGCCGCCTATTAAATCCGGCAAATCCGTATCCAACTTAGAGATAATGGACAAACTGAGCACCGAGCTCAAACCTGACAAGTTTCTGTTGCTCAAA GTTTCAAAGAGCACTGTAAACACAATTCGCTTTGAAGCCGAATTGGATGAGCGCAAGCGGCTTAGGCTGGCCATCCAACGCCTGGATGGCATTTCACTTCGTCTCTCCGGTTTCAGCGAATCCTTTCGGATTCGTTGCACCGAATCCAAAGACGAGTTTCCCACGCGCCACGACTGGGATTCATATTTCCGCGATGCCAGGAACATGGACGAAATGAAAGCTGGCGAGCGGCCGGACACGATCCACATCAGTCATCTACCTATGCGCTGGTTCTGCCCTCGGCACTCTGAGCATGAGGAGAACGTCAAGCCCAGCGAGAGCATATTCAAGCgcatttttgaaaagtttGGACGCGTCCGAGCCGTGGACATTCCCATCTGCGATCCATACCGCAAAAGCATGCAAGCAGAAATCAGCGGAATGCGTACGTTTAGTTTCGAACAGGATGTGCTCTTCGAGGC GTTTGTTCAATTCGAAGAATACTCTAGCTTCGTCCGGGCGATGGACGAGTTCAGAGGCACTAAGCTAGTCCGCAAGTTTGTGGATAAAACACAAGCCATAAACATATGCGTCAACTTTGACAAGCAGAAGCATCTGAGCGACTCGCAAATCCAGCGCAGGGACCGCATGCGAAAGAAGTGCGTTGCCAAGGCCCAGGCGGAGGACGAGGAACGGGAGAAACTTAAAAAGCAACAGGCTGACCAGCTGGAGCGTGAAAG ACGAACAgttaacaaatatttattatgcataacaaatacatatatcaaaagcaaaacaaaaacccgcaaaattgcaaaaaaaattacaggCAAAAGCAAGAAGAGTTGA
- the LOC6501426 gene encoding A-kinase anchor protein 17A isoform X1, which produces MINIQTIENVTDCTPLYLPHSLYLKPVAKMQISVSLPPIKSGKSVSNLEIMDKLSTELKPDKFLLLKVSKSTVNTIRFEAELDERKRLRLAIQRLDGISLRLSGFSESFRIRCTESKDEFPTRHDWDSYFRDARNMDEMKAGERPDTIHISHLPMRWFCPRHSEHEENVKPSESIFKRIFEKFGRVRAVDIPICDPYRKSMQAEISGMRTFSFEQDVLFEAFVQFEEYSSFVRAMDEFRGTKLVRKFVDKTQAINICVNFDKQKHLSDSQIQRRDRMRKKCVAKAQAEDEEREKLKKQQADQLERERQKQEELKLAEEQKQREREEKRKEKHLKKIQERGQVEISQKIRLEERKLMIAQRKLESIRTLEKLFERIQFKQKDKKNRAKHDDAKDIQRERLVEKYKAATEKLVCDQRKIVQDIKSNTPLLGLLKSKSKKSTAADASSDDDAAASKKHKATNGESNGPAARASLADDPNSALNPFKAVAAMAAGAVPGTANYNAEAASEWMKSLQMFGYGLPGVFPGALYRPPAPFPVSSNYRGFAPRPRLRGRGRGSGLRGSRSGYDSYYNPKHDRYDDEGDNGYYHKSSRGRNRSRSTSSYSRSRSRSRGRRIVCRSRRSQSRSPSRSRSHYRKSSYSSRSRRSHSRSHSRSRSKTPQRKNRKLASTRRSRSSSYSRSRSHSHSRREHRSRHRSRTRSRSRSRSPTPKSVKLEANELVASAEHIQRTIEKHTKDRMREEEREIKQNFRQPRHNSHSNHMDLPDDHEDKNDRHDGSKRSSRRNSLAA; this is translated from the exons ATGATAAACATACAGACCATAGAAAATGTCACGGACTGCACGCCACTGTACCTGCCGCACAGCTTGTATCTCAAGCCTGTGGCAAAAATGCAAATCTCCGTCTCGCTGCCGCCTATTAAATCCGGCAAATCCGTATCCAACTTAGAGATAATGGACAAACTGAGCACCGAGCTCAAACCTGACAAGTTTCTGTTGCTCAAA GTTTCAAAGAGCACTGTAAACACAATTCGCTTTGAAGCCGAATTGGATGAGCGCAAGCGGCTTAGGCTGGCCATCCAACGCCTGGATGGCATTTCACTTCGTCTCTCCGGTTTCAGCGAATCCTTTCGGATTCGTTGCACCGAATCCAAAGACGAGTTTCCCACGCGCCACGACTGGGATTCATATTTCCGCGATGCCAGGAACATGGACGAAATGAAAGCTGGCGAGCGGCCGGACACGATCCACATCAGTCATCTACCTATGCGCTGGTTCTGCCCTCGGCACTCTGAGCATGAGGAGAACGTCAAGCCCAGCGAGAGCATATTCAAGCgcatttttgaaaagtttGGACGCGTCCGAGCCGTGGACATTCCCATCTGCGATCCATACCGCAAAAGCATGCAAGCAGAAATCAGCGGAATGCGTACGTTTAGTTTCGAACAGGATGTGCTCTTCGAGGC GTTTGTTCAATTCGAAGAATACTCTAGCTTCGTCCGGGCGATGGACGAGTTCAGAGGCACTAAGCTAGTCCGCAAGTTTGTGGATAAAACACAAGCCATAAACATATGCGTCAACTTTGACAAGCAGAAGCATCTGAGCGACTCGCAAATCCAGCGCAGGGACCGCATGCGAAAGAAGTGCGTTGCCAAGGCCCAGGCGGAGGACGAGGAACGGGAGAAACTTAAAAAGCAACAGGCTGACCAGCTGGAGCGTGAAAG gCAAAAGCAAGAAGAGTTGAAATTAGCGGAAGAACAAAAACAGCGTGAGCGTGAAGAAAAGCGGAAAGAAAAGCATTTGAAAAAGATCCAGGAGCGGGGTCAGGTGGAAATTTCGCAAAAAATTCGCTTGGAGGAACGCAAGCTGATGATAGCCCAACGCAAGCTGGAAAGTATTCGAACACTGGAAAAGCTTTTTGAGCGCATACAG TTTAAGCAAAAGGACAAGAAAAATCGAGCCAAGCATGACGACGCCAAGGACATTCAACGGGAACGATTGGTGGAAAAGTACAAGGCGGCCACTGAAAAGCTTGTGTGCGATCAACGTAAAATTGTACAGGACATAAAGAGCAATACACCGTTGCTGGGCCTGCTCAAGAGTAAATCGAAAAAGAGTACGGCTGCCGACGCCAGCAGTGATGATGATGCGGCTGCCAGCAAGAAGCATAAGGCCACCAATGGGGAATCCAATGGACCGGCAGCCAGAGCTTCCCTTGCCGACGATCCCAACTCTGCGTTGAATCCCTTCAAGGCAGTGGCTGCCATGGCTGCTGGTGCAGTGCCTGGAACAGCGAACTATAATGCGGAGGCGGCCAGTGAGTGGATGAAGTCACTGCAAATGTTTGGCTACGGTCTGCCAGGAGTTTTTCCAGGCGCACTTTATCGCCCCCCTGCGCCGTTTCCCGTCTCTAGTAATTATCGCGGGTTTGCTCCGCGCCCTCGGCTTCGAGGCAGGGGTCGTGGCAGCGGCCTAAGAGGCAGCCGTTCTGGATACGACTCGTACTACAATCCCAAGCACGATCGCTACGATGATGAAGGAGATAATGGCTACTATCACAAGTCATCGCGCGGCAG AAATCGGTCGCGGTCTACATCTTCCTATTCCAGGAGTCGAAGCAGATCCCGCGGACGCCG AATTGTTTGTCGTTCTAGGCGGTCCCAGTCGCGAAGTCCTAGTCGCAGTCGCTCTCACTACAGAAAGTCTTCATATTCATCGAGGTCGAG GCGCAGTCACAGTCGGTCCCATTCACGCAGCCGCAGCAAGACACCACAACGCAAGAACCGCAAGTTGGCCTCTACTCGGCGCTCCCGCTCGAGCAGCTACTCCAGATCTCGATCCCACTCACATTCCCGCCGCGAACACCGCAGCCGCCACCGGAGTCGCACTCGCAGTCGCAGCCGTTCCCGAAGCCCCACACCGAAAAGCGTTAAATTGGAGGCGAATGAATTGGTTGCCTCTGCTGAGCATATACAGCGCACCATCGAGAAACACACCAAGGACCGGATGCGGGAGGAAGAGCGGGAAATCAAGCAGAATTTCCGCCAGCCACGGCACAACAGCCACAGCAACCACATGGACCTGCCAGACGACCACGAAGATAAAAATGATCGACATGATGGCAGCAAGCGCAGTAGCCGTCGCAACTCACTGGCTGCctga